A stretch of Natronococcus sp. CG52 DNA encodes these proteins:
- the dph5 gene encoding diphthine synthase, with amino-acid sequence MLTFIGLGLYDERSITVEGREALRAADRAYAEFYTSKLLGTTVEELESTHDVTIEVRDRAGVEQHPDDILETAEREDVAFLTAGDTMISTTHVDLRLRAHDRGIETRVIHGVTAQTAASALTGLQNYRFGKATTLPFPYAHGAEGLPASVTETIDDNRADGLHTVVYLDIKADRDEYMTADVGAELLAEAYPDLVGVVVARAGSPDPLVAAGTMSDLVERSFGDPLHLLVIPGECHLLEADALVELGGADRETLDVV; translated from the coding sequence ATGCTTACGTTCATCGGCCTCGGCCTCTACGACGAGCGATCGATTACCGTCGAAGGGCGGGAGGCGCTCCGCGCGGCCGACCGCGCTTACGCCGAGTTCTACACCAGCAAACTGCTCGGAACGACCGTCGAGGAACTCGAGTCTACCCACGACGTGACGATCGAAGTCAGGGACCGGGCCGGCGTCGAGCAACACCCGGACGACATCCTCGAGACCGCCGAGCGGGAGGACGTGGCGTTCCTGACCGCTGGAGACACGATGATTTCGACGACCCACGTCGATCTCCGGCTGCGCGCACACGACCGCGGCATCGAGACGCGGGTGATCCACGGCGTGACGGCACAGACGGCCGCCAGCGCGCTGACCGGGCTCCAGAACTACCGGTTCGGCAAGGCGACGACGCTGCCGTTCCCCTACGCTCACGGGGCGGAGGGACTCCCGGCGAGCGTGACGGAGACGATCGACGACAACCGCGCGGACGGCCTGCACACGGTCGTCTACCTCGACATCAAAGCGGATCGCGACGAGTACATGACCGCCGACGTCGGTGCCGAACTCCTCGCGGAGGCCTATCCCGACCTCGTCGGCGTCGTCGTCGCCCGCGCCGGCAGTCCCGACCCGCTCGTCGCGGCCGGCACGATGTCCGATCTCGTCGAGCGGTCGTTCGGCGACCCGCTCCACCTGCTCGTGATCCCCGGCGAGTGTCACCTCCTCGAGGCCGACGCACTGGTCGAACTCGGCGGGGCGGACAGAGAGACACTCGATGTCGTTTGA